The following proteins come from a genomic window of Oricola thermophila:
- a CDS encoding DUF3750 domain-containing protein, protein MRIFKPIVTFILIAYLAPMAMACAWWMSVDRPTSWRAADWSATGLLPAPTASPEATVHVLAARIGGFKGAFAVHSWIVVKEFGASSYTRYEKVGWGNPIRINRYPADATWYSNRPWIVTSISGQDAEAAIPKIVEAIASYPHSGRGDYRIWPGPNSNSFVAHILREVPELDAVLPPNAVGRDYLPNGRWIAMDRDGSDLHVTLAGLIGISAGLRSGLEIHFLGQTAGLDIRRPAVKIPAIGRIGLPGNLPK, encoded by the coding sequence ATGCGAATTTTCAAACCGATCGTCACATTCATCCTGATTGCATATCTCGCGCCCATGGCGATGGCGTGCGCATGGTGGATGTCGGTTGATCGGCCGACATCGTGGCGGGCCGCCGACTGGTCGGCAACCGGCCTCCTGCCCGCCCCCACCGCGAGCCCGGAAGCCACCGTCCATGTCCTTGCCGCGCGAATCGGCGGCTTCAAGGGCGCCTTTGCGGTCCATAGCTGGATCGTGGTCAAGGAATTTGGCGCAAGTTCCTATACACGCTACGAAAAGGTTGGCTGGGGCAACCCGATACGCATCAACCGGTACCCCGCGGATGCGACCTGGTATTCCAACCGGCCCTGGATCGTGACCAGCATTAGCGGACAAGACGCCGAGGCCGCCATTCCCAAGATTGTCGAGGCAATCGCTTCCTACCCCCATTCCGGCCGCGGCGACTACCGGATCTGGCCGGGGCCGAACTCCAACAGCTTTGTCGCGCATATCCTTCGCGAAGTGCCGGAACTGGACGCAGTACTTCCGCCAAACGCCGTCGGTCGGGACTACCTGCCGAACGGCAGATGGATCGCCATGGACCGCGACGGTTCCGACCTGCATGTCACACTGGCCGGACTGATCGGCATTTCGGCAGGGCTGCGGAGTGGATTGGAGATACACTTCCTCGGCCAAACAGCCGGCCTCGATATCCGACGACCCGCAGTCAAAATCCCCGCCATCGGACGGATCGGGCTCCCCGGCAACCTGCCTAAATAG
- a CDS encoding phosphomannomutase/phosphoglucomutase produces the protein MKPRADLQPNSFAFETEPLVKPTGFREYDARWWFGHPASDTPPELNLLGVQALGMGLGTLIRRLGAGPRIVVGHDFRSYSLSIKLALAQGLMAAGAEVKDIGLALSPMAYFAQFALDAPSVAMVTASHNENGWTGVKMGCERPLTFGPDEMGQLRDIVLSGDFDLVGGGSYETIEGFRERYIDDLVDGVSLNRKLRVVAACGNGTAGAFAPQVLERIGCEVIPLDTELDFTFPRYNPNPEDMEMLHAIRDKVLETGADVGLGFDGDGDRCGVVDNEGREIFSDKVGVMLARDISDRHRDAKFVVDVKSTGLFMTDPVLVANGATTDYWKTGHSYIKRRVAELGAIAGFEKSGHFFFNPPIGRGYDDGLVTAIAVCRMLDRNPGKSMADLYRDLPLTFGSPTMSPHCPDEVKYEVVDRVVARFAAMRDAGEKIAGHAIADLVTVNGVRVVADDGTWGLVRASSNKPELVVVVESPVSEDRKIEMFRAVDAILRENGEVGEYNQSI, from the coding sequence ATGAAACCACGAGCGGATTTGCAGCCGAACAGCTTTGCCTTCGAGACCGAACCGCTGGTCAAGCCAACCGGATTTCGCGAGTACGATGCGCGATGGTGGTTCGGGCACCCGGCATCGGACACGCCGCCGGAGTTGAACCTGCTGGGCGTTCAGGCCCTCGGCATGGGGCTTGGAACGCTGATCCGCCGGCTGGGTGCCGGCCCGCGGATCGTCGTCGGCCATGATTTCCGCAGCTACTCGCTTTCGATCAAGCTGGCTCTCGCCCAGGGCCTGATGGCTGCCGGCGCCGAGGTGAAGGACATTGGTCTTGCGCTTTCGCCGATGGCCTATTTCGCGCAGTTCGCGCTCGACGCCCCGTCCGTTGCGATGGTTACGGCATCCCACAACGAGAACGGCTGGACCGGCGTGAAGATGGGGTGCGAACGTCCGCTGACATTCGGACCGGACGAGATGGGGCAATTGCGCGATATCGTGCTTTCCGGCGATTTCGACCTCGTCGGCGGCGGGAGCTACGAAACGATCGAAGGGTTTCGGGAGCGCTATATCGATGATCTTGTCGATGGCGTTTCCCTGAACCGGAAGCTCCGGGTTGTCGCGGCTTGCGGCAACGGTACGGCCGGAGCATTTGCGCCGCAGGTTCTGGAACGTATCGGGTGCGAGGTGATTCCGCTCGACACCGAGCTCGATTTCACTTTCCCGCGTTACAATCCCAATCCGGAGGACATGGAAATGCTCCATGCCATCCGGGACAAGGTGCTGGAAACCGGCGCGGATGTCGGACTCGGTTTCGACGGGGACGGAGACCGTTGCGGCGTTGTCGACAACGAGGGCAGGGAGATTTTCTCCGACAAGGTCGGGGTCATGCTGGCGCGCGATATCTCCGACAGGCATCGGGATGCGAAATTCGTGGTCGACGTGAAGTCGACCGGGCTGTTCATGACCGATCCGGTGCTTGTCGCCAACGGCGCGACGACCGACTACTGGAAGACGGGGCATTCCTACATCAAGCGGCGCGTTGCGGAGCTCGGCGCCATCGCCGGTTTCGAGAAATCAGGCCACTTCTTTTTCAATCCGCCGATCGGGCGCGGCTACGATGATGGCCTGGTAACCGCAATCGCGGTATGTCGGATGCTCGACCGCAATCCCGGCAAGTCGATGGCCGATCTTTACCGTGATTTGCCGTTGACCTTCGGTTCTCCGACCATGTCACCGCATTGTCCGGACGAGGTGAAATACGAGGTCGTTGACCGTGTCGTGGCGCGCTTTGCCGCGATGCGTGATGCGGGTGAGAAGATCGCCGGCCATGCCATCGCCGATCTGGTGACGGTGAACGGCGTGCGCGTGGTGGCCGATGATGGCACCTGGGGGCTGGTGCGCGCCTCCTCCAACAAGCCGGAGCTCGTGGTCGTGGTGGAAAGCCCTGTCTCCGAGGACCGGAAGATCGAGATGTTCCGCGCGGTTGATGCCATCCTGCGCGAGAACGGAGAGGTCGGCGAGTACAACCAGTCTATTTAG
- a CDS encoding deoxynucleotide monophosphate kinase, whose translation MGERGGMTKRVIALAGPIGAGKSTAAQYLADRHGYERIRFAAPLKSMMRAFYASAGLDPVEIEARIEGGLKEAPDPVLLGRTPRRAMQTLGTEWGRNLIAPELWVHAWSGAARRAGLVVAEDCRFANEAAAVRELGGIVIGIECPWRPRPADGHASEDGVEVDVTIANDKPGNPETMFRRLDEVLAEEVSGFRTAGSAA comes from the coding sequence ATGGGTGAGCGTGGCGGCATGACGAAAAGGGTGATCGCGCTGGCCGGGCCGATCGGCGCCGGCAAGTCCACGGCGGCGCAATACCTGGCGGATCGGCACGGATACGAGAGGATCCGCTTCGCCGCGCCCCTGAAATCCATGATGCGGGCGTTCTATGCATCGGCGGGGCTCGATCCGGTGGAAATCGAGGCGCGCATCGAGGGCGGGCTGAAGGAGGCTCCCGATCCGGTTCTTCTCGGGCGCACGCCCCGCCGTGCCATGCAAACGCTAGGGACGGAATGGGGGCGCAACCTCATTGCGCCGGAGCTGTGGGTTCATGCCTGGTCGGGCGCGGCGCGTCGTGCGGGGCTTGTCGTTGCCGAGGATTGCCGATTCGCAAACGAGGCGGCGGCGGTTCGTGAGCTGGGAGGGATCGTCATCGGCATCGAATGCCCGTGGCGGCCGCGCCCGGCCGACGGACATGCCAGCGAGGACGGGGTCGAGGTTGACGTGACGATCGCGAACGACAAACCGGGCAATCCCGAAACCATGTTCAGGCGGCTGGACGAAGTGCTGGCTGAAGAGGTCTCGGGTTTCAGAACGGCCGGGTCTGCGGCGTGA